Proteins found in one Oncorhynchus mykiss isolate Arlee chromosome 3, USDA_OmykA_1.1, whole genome shotgun sequence genomic segment:
- the ppox gene encoding protoporphyrinogen oxidase isoform X1, producing the protein MQKTVAVLGGGIGGLSACFHLSKSPQVSKIVLLERAGRFGGWLSSTRREDGAVFEHGPRGIRPAGAVGRNTLNMVEELGLESEVLPVTYDHVASKNRYLYVGGQLHKMPSGLGGVVRTVPPFSRPLVQSVLKEILISRGKEEDESVHSFVSRRLGTELADIAIDSLCRGVFAGDCRKLSVRSCLPPLYNAEKARGSIVLGMLLGSGPEPDVPPSTLAKRAAQENWAQWSLKRGLQNLPEALEERMRNGGRVEVHKDTPVMGLSTNGTGWEIQLEVGTIKADHIISALPAKALASALPSAAQPLSQQLLEIATVTVAVVNLEYEGSVLPVTGFGHLVPSSEDRGLLGVVYDSVPFPQHNRTGGHTTRLTVMMGGAWFQEVFGNPEKVTEQLLLDRATQAVTSHLGVTTPPIWSIVALLKDCIPQYYLGHWKRLENMRQYIRDHNLPLSLAGSSYDGVSVNDVIFSGRMAAEGLVGKV; encoded by the exons ATGCAGAAGACAGTGGCTGTCCTGGGAGGGGGGATCGGGGGCTTGTCAGCCTGCTTCCACCTCAGCAAGAGCCCCCAGGTCTCCAAG ATAGTCCTGCTGGAGAGGGCTGGACGGTTCGGAGGCTGGCTAAGCTCAACTCGTAGGGAGGATGGAGCTGTGTTTGAACATGGACCCAGAGGGATTCGACCTGCAGGAGCCGTGGGACGAAACACACTCAACATG GTGGAAGAGTTGGGGCTGGAGAGCGAGGTCCTCCCAGTCACCTATGATCACGTGGCCTCTAAGAACCGTTACCTCTACGTGGGAGGCCAGCTACACAAGATGCCTTCTGGCTTAGG tgGAGTAGTGCGTACAGTCCCTCCGTTCTCTCGTCCTCTGGTCCAGAGCGTACTGAAGGAGATACTGATcagcagaggaaaggaggaggatgaGTCTGTTCATTCCTTCGTGTCGAGAAGGCTGGGCactgag cTTGCAGACATTGCCATCGACAGCCTGTGCAGGGGAGTGTTTGCAGGGGACTGCAGGAAGCTGAGTGTGCGCTCTTGTCTCCCACCACTCTACAACGCAGAGAAGGCCAGAGGTTCCATCGTCCTGGGGATGTTGCTGGGCTCAG GCCCTGAACCAGACGTACCCCCCTCTACCCTGGCCAAGAGGGCCGCTCAGGAGAACTGGGCCCAGTGGTCACTGAAGAGGGGCTtacagaaccttccagaagccctggaggagaggatgaggaatgGGGGACGTGTAGAGGTGCACAAAGACACCCCTGTGATGGGGCTAAGTACTAATGGGACTGGCTGGGAG ATTCAACTGGAGGTCGGCACCATCAAAGCTGATCATATCATTTCTGCTCTACCCGCAAAAG CTCTGGCCTCAGCACTGCCCTCTGCTGCACAGCCCCTGTCACAGCAGCTACTGGAGATCGCCACAGTGACCGTTGCCGTGGTAAACCTGGAGTACGAGGGTTCCGTCCTGCCTGTCACT GGCTTTGGCCACCTGGTGCCATCCTCAGAAGACAGAGGTCTCCTAGGGGTGGTCTATGACTCTGTGCCCTTCCCCCAGCACAACCGCACTGGAGGACACACCACCAGACTAACA GTGATGATGGGCGGGGCCTGGTTCCAGGAAGTGTTTGGGAATCCAGAGAAAGTGACTGAGCAGCTCCTCCTGGATAGGGCTACCCAGGCCGTGACATCACACCTGGGCGTTACCACACCACCTATCTGGAGCATTGTTGCATTACTCaag GACTGCATTCCTCAATATTACCTTGGACACTGGAAACGACTTG AAAATATGAGACAGTACATCAGAGACCACAATCTACCCCTTAGTTTGGCTGGGTCCTCTTATGATGGCGTCTCGGTCAATGATGTCATCTTCAGTGGACGGATGGCAGCAGAGGGCCTTGTGGGAAAAGTCTAA
- the ppox gene encoding protoporphyrinogen oxidase isoform X2 — protein MQKTVAVLGGGIGGLSACFHLSKSPQVSKIVLLERAGRFGGWLSSTRREDGAVFEHGPRGIRPAGAVGRNTLNMVEELGLESEVLPVTYDHVASKNRYLYVGGQLHKMPSGLGGVVRTVPPFSRPLVQSVLKEILISRGKEEDESVHSFVSRRLGTELADIAIDSLCRGVFAGDCRKLSVRSCLPPLYNAEKARGSIVLGMLLGSGPEPDVPPSTLAKRAAQENWAQWSLKRGLQNLPEALEERMRNGGRVEIQLEVGTIKADHIISALPAKALASALPSAAQPLSQQLLEIATVTVAVVNLEYEGSVLPVTGFGHLVPSSEDRGLLGVVYDSVPFPQHNRTGGHTTRLTVMMGGAWFQEVFGNPEKVTEQLLLDRATQAVTSHLGVTTPPIWSIVALLKDCIPQYYLGHWKRLENMRQYIRDHNLPLSLAGSSYDGVSVNDVIFSGRMAAEGLVGKV, from the exons ATGCAGAAGACAGTGGCTGTCCTGGGAGGGGGGATCGGGGGCTTGTCAGCCTGCTTCCACCTCAGCAAGAGCCCCCAGGTCTCCAAG ATAGTCCTGCTGGAGAGGGCTGGACGGTTCGGAGGCTGGCTAAGCTCAACTCGTAGGGAGGATGGAGCTGTGTTTGAACATGGACCCAGAGGGATTCGACCTGCAGGAGCCGTGGGACGAAACACACTCAACATG GTGGAAGAGTTGGGGCTGGAGAGCGAGGTCCTCCCAGTCACCTATGATCACGTGGCCTCTAAGAACCGTTACCTCTACGTGGGAGGCCAGCTACACAAGATGCCTTCTGGCTTAGG tgGAGTAGTGCGTACAGTCCCTCCGTTCTCTCGTCCTCTGGTCCAGAGCGTACTGAAGGAGATACTGATcagcagaggaaaggaggaggatgaGTCTGTTCATTCCTTCGTGTCGAGAAGGCTGGGCactgag cTTGCAGACATTGCCATCGACAGCCTGTGCAGGGGAGTGTTTGCAGGGGACTGCAGGAAGCTGAGTGTGCGCTCTTGTCTCCCACCACTCTACAACGCAGAGAAGGCCAGAGGTTCCATCGTCCTGGGGATGTTGCTGGGCTCAG GCCCTGAACCAGACGTACCCCCCTCTACCCTGGCCAAGAGGGCCGCTCAGGAGAACTGGGCCCAGTGGTCACTGAAGAGGGGCTtacagaaccttccagaagccctggaggagaggatgaggaatgGGGGACGTGTAGAG ATTCAACTGGAGGTCGGCACCATCAAAGCTGATCATATCATTTCTGCTCTACCCGCAAAAG CTCTGGCCTCAGCACTGCCCTCTGCTGCACAGCCCCTGTCACAGCAGCTACTGGAGATCGCCACAGTGACCGTTGCCGTGGTAAACCTGGAGTACGAGGGTTCCGTCCTGCCTGTCACT GGCTTTGGCCACCTGGTGCCATCCTCAGAAGACAGAGGTCTCCTAGGGGTGGTCTATGACTCTGTGCCCTTCCCCCAGCACAACCGCACTGGAGGACACACCACCAGACTAACA GTGATGATGGGCGGGGCCTGGTTCCAGGAAGTGTTTGGGAATCCAGAGAAAGTGACTGAGCAGCTCCTCCTGGATAGGGCTACCCAGGCCGTGACATCACACCTGGGCGTTACCACACCACCTATCTGGAGCATTGTTGCATTACTCaag GACTGCATTCCTCAATATTACCTTGGACACTGGAAACGACTTG AAAATATGAGACAGTACATCAGAGACCACAATCTACCCCTTAGTTTGGCTGGGTCCTCTTATGATGGCGTCTCGGTCAATGATGTCATCTTCAGTGGACGGATGGCAGCAGAGGGCCTTGTGGGAAAAGTCTAA